One Pleurocapsa sp. PCC 7327 DNA segment encodes these proteins:
- a CDS encoding Rrf2 family transcriptional regulator has product MMNTDADRRNYILLELPSKVEYALLALLELASHLDKTHLLTISEISTRQNIPDRYLEHIFTSLRRGGLVQSLRGSKGGYILAREPWQITVLEVVALVEGDRKQKESDNSIDRALVAEIWQKANHASLEILNRYTLQDLCQRRDALKQEGLMYYI; this is encoded by the coding sequence ATGATGAACACCGATGCAGATCGTCGAAACTATATCCTTCTAGAACTTCCCTCCAAAGTGGAATATGCCTTACTCGCACTTTTAGAATTGGCAAGTCACCTCGATAAAACCCATCTTTTGACAATTAGCGAGATCTCGACAAGACAAAATATTCCCGATCGCTATTTAGAGCATATTTTTACCAGCCTGCGACGGGGAGGCTTGGTACAAAGCCTACGCGGTTCCAAAGGAGGCTATATACTTGCCCGCGAACCTTGGCAAATTACCGTCCTAGAAGTCGTTGCTCTTGTGGAGGGCGATCGCAAACAAAAGGAGTCCGATAACTCGATCGATCGCGCCTTGGTCGCTGAAATCTGGCAGAAAGCCAATCATGCCTCTCTAGAGATTTTGAATCGTTACACCCTGCAAGATCTATGCCAGCGACGCGACGCTCTCAAACAAGAAGGTCTGATGTACTATATTTAA
- a CDS encoding GUN4 domain-containing protein, with protein MSLMIEVSIQAWLKPTEKTEHSRGLNMSNPTNEENVQPPQLSEIQSQLSQLSSQLAEIKPYPEQISSLSEQVSQLEERLMLVSDVHRYGKLQQDLASGNWFEADKETVNVILDVAGKPIEELTPEDIRNFPCNAIATIDLLWLRYSQKRFGFSIQLGIYQTLGGNLETTLEQDRKLIEKLGERVGWRENNRWRKCDKLDYSPNAPVGCHPSRWWNSPYGSKMTNYFLARLMACDL; from the coding sequence ATGAGTCTTATGATTGAAGTGTCAATACAAGCATGGCTTAAGCCAACCGAAAAAACAGAACACTCCAGAGGCTTAAATATGTCTAATCCAACTAATGAGGAGAACGTTCAACCGCCGCAGTTATCAGAAATTCAAAGCCAATTGAGTCAACTGAGCAGTCAATTAGCAGAAATTAAGCCGTACCCAGAGCAAATCTCAAGCTTGTCCGAGCAAGTGTCTCAGCTAGAAGAGAGACTAATGCTGGTGTCCGACGTACACCGCTATGGAAAACTGCAACAAGACTTGGCTTCTGGAAATTGGTTCGAGGCGGATAAAGAAACTGTTAATGTCATTCTCGATGTGGCGGGTAAGCCGATAGAAGAACTAACCCCAGAGGATATCAGGAATTTTCCTTGTAACGCGATCGCGACTATCGATCTGCTCTGGCTCAGGTACAGTCAAAAACGCTTTGGTTTTAGTATACAGCTAGGCATTTACCAAACTTTAGGCGGCAATCTGGAAACTACTCTAGAACAAGATCGAAAACTCATAGAAAAATTAGGCGAGCGAGTTGGCTGGCGCGAAAATAATCGCTGGAGAAAATGCGATAAGCTTGACTACTCTCCGAACGCTCCCGTTGGTTGTCATCCTTCGCGGTGGTGGAATTCCCCCTATGGCTCAAAAATGACTAACTATTTTCTAGCTCGTCTAATGGCATGTGATTTGTAA
- a CDS encoding ribonucleotide-diphosphate reductase subunit beta, with product MYIDSTSKMPINPIFNPDGDDTIENRSIWFGNTTNLMQLNDVRYTWALGLYQQMRENFWIPQRLDVTQDVTDYWNLTPEERHAYDGILSYLTFLDSIQTCNIPHLKSSITAPEVSLCMAEQISQEAMHNQSYQYIIETVIPPDRRNAVYDFWRTDKVLKDRCEFIAKLYQKYIDYPTSENYFIALVADYLLEGLYFYNGFIFFYNLASRMLMPGSADIFKMINRDELSHVRLYQKLIPEAMHVFSHSVEQIYEMFDEAVKHECRWTNHIVGNNILGITEASTERYTKYLANMRLRSIGLEALYREEKYKKSPYTHLERFSDTKKEAHTKANFFEATVTSYVMSSGVSGWDEI from the coding sequence ATGTATATTGATTCAACCTCAAAAATGCCAATCAACCCCATTTTTAATCCCGATGGGGACGATACAATTGAAAACCGTTCTATTTGGTTTGGTAATACAACAAACCTGATGCAACTCAACGATGTTCGTTACACTTGGGCGCTGGGATTGTATCAACAAATGAGGGAGAATTTTTGGATTCCTCAACGCCTCGATGTTACTCAAGACGTAACGGACTATTGGAATCTTACCCCGGAAGAACGTCATGCCTACGATGGCATTTTGTCCTATCTTACTTTTTTAGATTCCATTCAAACCTGCAATATTCCTCACTTAAAAAGCAGTATTACTGCCCCAGAAGTTAGCTTGTGCATGGCGGAACAAATTTCTCAAGAGGCAATGCACAACCAAAGCTATCAATATATCATTGAAACCGTGATTCCGCCCGATCGCAGAAATGCTGTGTATGACTTCTGGCGTACCGATAAAGTCCTCAAAGATCGCTGCGAATTTATTGCTAAGCTATATCAAAAATACATAGACTATCCGACCTCAGAAAACTATTTTATTGCTTTAGTAGCCGATTATTTGCTCGAAGGACTTTATTTCTATAACGGATTTATTTTCTTCTACAATCTGGCTTCTCGGATGTTAATGCCGGGTTCGGCTGATATTTTCAAAATGATTAACCGCGACGAACTTTCTCACGTGCGGCTCTATCAAAAATTAATCCCAGAGGCAATGCATGTGTTTTCGCATTCGGTGGAGCAAATTTATGAAATGTTTGACGAGGCAGTCAAACACGAATGCCGCTGGACAAATCACATCGTTGGTAACAATATTTTAGGGATTACAGAAGCCAGCACGGAACGATATACAAAGTATTTAGCGAATATGAGGCTGCGTTCCATTGGTTTGGAAGCGCTTTATCGGGAGGAGAAATATAAGAAGAGTCCCTACACTCATTTAGAGAGATTTTCGGATACGAAGAAAGAAGCCCATACTAAAGCAAATTTCTTTGAGGCAACTGTTACCAGTTATGTCATGTCTTCTGGGGTAAGTGGTTGGGACGAAATCTGA